GAGGTGTATTGAACAACTCTTGGTGATCGCACTAACGGACTAATGTTGCAGTGAAAATAGACGATCGCATCAACTCATCCACTGTCATAATTTCACTACTATTTACATTAATCGTTCTCCTCAACTAAACACTCAAACAAATCGTCCAAAATTCGATTAGCACCACCAATGTTGCGCTGTGCAACCCAAATGTTATAGTCTACGGTGTAAACTTTGCCGCGTTGAACGACATCTAACTTTGACCACAACGGATGCTGCTGTAACTTTGACAAAGTTGATGATTCAGAGTCAGGATTAACCACAAACATCACATCAGCATCAAGCAACTTGAGCATTTCCAGCGAAATCATTTGTGAAAAACCAGCGTGGCGTTGTGCGTTTGGTCGTTGTAAGCCTGTTTCTGCAATGACTGCACCCATAAAAGAATCTTTGAGGTAAATAGCTGCTGGCTGACCCGCATTATAGTTATAAGATGTCGTAATTGATACTTCAGTTTGTGTGAGACGATTTCCCATGCGACGTTGAAACTCTTGTACGCGCTGTTCATAATTTTCGATTAGTTGCTCAGCTTGTTGCGTTTTATTCAAAGCTTGAGCGTAAAGTTTTAAATCTTCCTTCCATTGGGGATCTTCGGCTCTAGCAATAATAGTTGGTGCAATTTGTGACAACTGCGGATAAATTTCTTTGTCCCACTGAGTACCTAAAATCAAATCTGGTTTTAGAAGTGCAATTTTTTCAAGATTGGGTTGCGTATCACCACCAATATTTTCAATTCCTTTTGTTTGTGCTTCAGGAAGCGAAAGATACTCCAAAGGAGAAGCAATAGGTTTAACTCCGAGTGCTAAAACAGCATCAAGAGGATTGGTATCGAGTACAATGATTCGTTGCGGATTCGTAGGAACACAAGCTTCACCCAACAAATGTTTAATGACTTGACATTCTGAAATTGTTGAGCGTACTTTTGCCGTGTTAGCGTTATTTTGAGGAAAACACGCAGAAAGTAAAAGGAATAACAGAATTAAGACAAAACGTTGATAATAATACTGATGTTTCATAGAATCTTAGCAACATATAAAACACGATTAAAATTGCCAAGAAACTGAACCCAGTAACGTCAACGGTTCGCCAGGAAAGACACGCAAATCGCTTTCAGCCGTTTCAAAATAACGAATGTCGAACAGGTTTCTAACGTTGAGGGCGACGCGGAACTGTCCTCGATTATAGAAGATTGCAGCATCAGTGCGGAAATAACTCGGTAAACTAAACGAGTTGTCCAAATCTCCCTCACGTTCGCCAACGTAAAATAGTCCTAGTCCAAAGCCTAATCCTTGTAGCGAACCTTGCTGAATTTCGTATGTTGTCCAAATATTAAAGGCATGATTGGGGACGTTATTGATTTGATTACCAACTTCATAAGTATTGTCCTCAGTAATTTCTGCATTGGTATAGGCATAACCTGCAATGATGTTCCATCCTGGTAAGATTTCACCAGTCACGTCTAACTCGATTCCTTGGCTTTGTTGTTCTCCGGTTTGAATCGAGAAATTAGGATCGTTGGGGTCTTCAGTAAGGACGTTCGCACGAGTAATATTGAAATATGCTAAGGTTGCCGCGAGGCGATCGCTTAAATCAGCTTTTACACCAAATTCGTATTGAGTACCGCGTTCCGGTTCAAACAGCCTATTATCTAACCCTGTACCTGTAACTTGCTTGAATGAACGGCTGTAACTAGCATAAAGTGAAATCGGTTCAATCGGTTGATAGACAATTCCGACGCGGGGACTAAAAGCGTCATCACTTTGCGAACCAGTGAGTTCACCTTCTTCTTTTGTTCTTTGCTCAACCCAGTCAAAGCGTCCACCCAGTAAGAATTTTAGGTTATCTAGTAGCCTAATCTGATCTTGAATATAAACACCATATTGATCCGTGTTGGTTGATGAAGTTGGAAACTCTGCTATGATTTCTCTGACGTTGTTAGAGCTATAGACGGGATTAAAAATATCGATGGGGCTAAGGCTACGTTCTAGGCTACGAACTGTATTGTTTAATGTATACAAGTCGAATCCAATTAATAGCTGATGGCTAATATTTCCTGTGTTAAAGTTGCCAACAACGTCTGCGTTCAAAATATACGTATTTGTATCTTGTTGCTCGGCGACAATCAATCTACGTGTTAAAGTGCGGTTGTCTTCTAAAAGAGTGTCAGGAAAAACTGAATTTTGCGGCTGTCTGTCGAACGAAACGCGAAAATTGTTACGAATTTGCCAGTTCTCATCCAGGCGATGTTCTAAGTTAAACCCTAGCCTTGTAGAACGACTGCTGACGAAATCAATTGATGGTTCGCCTAAAAAGCGATTAATCGGCAGTTCGCCGTTAGGATTGGGTAGAACAGTTCCTTTTGCTGGTAAACCGCGATCATTAGGCTGCTCGAAATAGTTATACTCAGCTTCTAAAGTCAAATCAGTATCATCGTCAAGACGTAGCGAAACAACTGGGGCAAATCCGTATCGCTTGATATCAAAGAAATCAACAAACGTATCGGTTCGATATCCGTAAGCATTGAAGCGATAGAGAACGTTATTTGCTTGATCAAAAAAACCCGATAAATCTATCAAGCCACTGTAAGTCTCAAAACTGCCGACACTGGCTTCTATGTTATAGAAAGGCGTACTTAGAGGTTGCTTAGTAACAATATTAACCGTTCCACCAGGTCCACCTTGACTAAACAACGCCGCCGCAGGTCCTTTAAGGACTTCAATGCGCTCAATGTTTCCTACTCCAATCTGAGTAAATGCAGCTCCAGCCTGTAGACCATTCCTAACAGTGTTGAAACTATCAAAGCCGCCAAAACCCCGAATTCGAGGAGCCTCGAATGCAGAGCGAGGTGATTGGTCAGCTTGTACGCCAGCAACATTTCTTAGCGCCTCGCTGACACGCTGCACTTGTTGCTCTCTCAACACTTGCTGCGGAACAATTTGAATTGAAAAAGGAATATCACGAGTTGGGGTATCGGTTCTTGTTCCAGTTGCTGTCTCTGGTACACGATACCCGTCTTGTTCTCCTGTTACGACAATTTCAATCGTCTCATCTTCAGATTCGGCTAATTGTGGTGCAATGCTCAATACCAATCCTTGAGCAACAGCGCTTACCTGTGCGGTTGGAGGTGCATCAAATCCAGTAACGGTGACTCGCACATTTTCACCTGGTAGATTAGTGACGCTAACTGATGCAATTCCTTGTGTGGGATCTACCGCTTGAAATTCACCATTGGGTAATGTCAATACCGCATTCGGAATATCTGCAAAGTGCATTGTCAACAACGCGCGTTACAGGTGTTACTAGTTGACCATTTGCGTCTAAGATGACTTCAATTCCGGCATCGGTAGGATTCAGTTGTACTGCTGTAATTTGGACTACAGCTTGTGCTATGCGATTATGCCATTCCTCAATTGTTGTCGCAGGTTGCACCATCTCATCACGACGCAACGGCGAATCTTCTGCCCATGCAGGTTGTGTCACAAGTGCGATGACCACTGCTAAAATTAACTGCTGTTGTCTTCTCATATCCACACACCAAACCTCGGCTTAGCTGTATTGCTTGCCAAGAATCAACAATTGCTAAGTCTTCTCAGGAAGATGATTGAGAGAATACGCGGTTTGGGCAGTTGTTTTCTCTTCAAGAAGGACTTTTTTCTCTTTATGGCGGACTTTTTTCTGAGGGGTGAGCGGTCAGATAAAACAATTACCAATTACCAATAATATTAAATATGACGATTTGCTAATTGATAAGCTTTTGGACTTGTGCCAAATTTACGACGAAAAGCGGCGTTGAAAGCTGTGGGACTTGCATAACCAACTGCGGTTGCGATCGCACTAATAGACCACTGCTCTAGCAACAGTTGCCGTGCCTTTTCCATGCGATATTGATGTAAGTAACCAAAAACAGTTGTGTTGAAAACTTGACGAAATCCTTGCTTGAGTTTGCGATCGTTCAGTCCTACCTGACGTGCTAAAGTAAGTAACGTTGGTGGATCGTCAATTTGTTGAATCAGAATCTTCTTGGCTTCATGAATGCGGTCAACATCATCCGGCTGCAATTGGATTTTTGATGCGATTTCAGAATCACTTTGTGCTTGGCTGAGAAATGGTACCAACAGTTCAACAGACTTGCTCTCAAGATACATTTGCTTGAGCACTCCCTGATACGAACAATTGAGTATTTGCGTTAAAGCAAGTTGCATTGCAGGTGTAATTGTGCGGAATGGAGATACAGGATAACAATCATCGCTGTCGATCATCCGTCGCAAGTCAGGAGTCAAAATGTCTGAGAAATTGCCCACAATAGACTTAAATACCGCAGGTTCGAGATGAATATCAACCGCCAGTTTTGGTTCCTTAGCAAATTCCTGACAGTAAAAACTTTCTAAGCAATCGTGCGCAACTATGTAATGTTGTCCGCTAGTGACATAATCACCCTGCCAATATCTGTTTGTTGAGGAAAGATTGAAAACAAACTCCAATTCTCGATAAGGTTCGCCTGTCGCTTCAGGTTGCGTGCTAATAACTGTCAAATCATCATGAAATCGATAATTGTGCAGCGTTAAAGTAATACCATTGCGTAAATAAATGTCGCGCTTACATCCTTGCGCCAATTGCGGTGGATACTCAACAATCCAATCACATTCGTCTGTTGCGTCAGCACGATAAGCACGATCCCGACTCTCTTGCCATAGTTCATCCCAGCTTGTATCCGAGAGTGCGATCGCCATTTTTCTCAACTAATAGCTTTTAGTGATTATCAAATTTTTGAGAATATATGTCAATAGATTCAGCGCTCTCTTTACTCTTCCTCTGCGTTCTCTGTGCCTAATAAGGTTCGTTAAAAAAAACAGCCACCTCCACCTGGAAGCAGCTGCTATAAAAGGGCAGAATTACCTGCCCATAACTGACCAATTAGTAGTCAAAATCTCCGCCACCCATACCAGCACCAGCGCCAGCAGCAGCATTATCCTTTGGTTCTGGCTTATCAACTACAATACATTCAGTCGTCAATACCATACCTGCGATCGATGCAGCATTTTGTAGTGCCGAACGAGTTACTTTAGCAGGGTCAACGATACCAGCTTCGAACATATCAACAAACTCATTTGTTGCAGCGTTGAAGCCAACATTGAAGTCTTTTTCTTTAACACGTTCAGCAATCACAGCACCGTTTTGACCAGCGTTTTCCGCAATCCGCTTTAATGGTGCAGCCAAAGCGCGAGAAACGATCATTGCACCAATCAACTCTTCATCCTTGAGACTGCCACTAGCCCAAGACTCCAAGTCAGGAGACAAGTGCGCTAGAGTTGTCCCACCACCAGGAACAATACCTTCTTCTACAGCAGCCTTTGTCGCGTTGATCGCGTCTTCAAGGCGCAGCTTGCGATCCTTCATTTCGGTTTCGGTAGCTGCACCAACTTTTACAACCGCAACTCCACCAGCAAGTTTAGCTAAACGCTCTTGTAGTTTCTCTTTGTCGTAGGAAGACTCGGTTTCTTCCATTTGACGGCGAATTTGCTCGCAACGAGCCTTAACAGCTTGCTCGTTACCTTCCGCAACGATTGTGGTGTTGTCTTTGGTAATTGTCACACGGCGAGCTTTACCGAGCATTTCCAGCTTGGTGTTTTCTAGTTTCAAACCAGCGTCTTCAGTAATAACTTGACCACCTGTGAGAACTGCAATGTCTTCCAGCATCGACTTGCGGCGATCGCCAAAGCCAGGAGCCTTAACCGCAGCTACATTTAATACACCACGCAAGCGGTTGACTACTAGAGTCGCCAACGCTTCTTTCTCAATATCTTCGGCGATGATGATTAGTGGACGACCGGAACGTGCAACTTGCTCTAGTACTGGTACTAAATCTTGTACCAAAGTAATCTTTTTATCGGTGAGCAACAGGTAAGGTTCATCAAATACTGCTTCCATCCGCTCAGGATCGGTAGCAAAGTAAGGCGAGATGTAGCCTTTATCAAAGCGCATGCCTTCAGTGATTTCAAGTTCAGTCGTCATCGACTTCCCTTCCTCGAGGGAAATAACGCCTTCTTTACCGACTTTATCCATTGCATCGGCAATCATTTGACCGACTTCTTCATCGTTACCAGCACTGATCGAACCAACTTGCGCGATCGCTTTAGAGTCTTCTACTGGACGTGCGTGTTCAGCGATTTTGCTTACTAAAAAGTTAGTTGCTTTGTCAATACCACGTTTGAGAGAGATCGCATTTGCACCGGCTGCAACGTTGCGTAAGCCTTCTTTAACCATTGCATGAGCTAAAACGGTCGCTGTTGTTGTCCCGTCACCTGCAGCGTCGTTTGTTTTAGAAGCAGCTTGCCGAATCAGCGAAACTCCAGTATTTTCGACGTGGTCTTCTAATTCGATTTCTTTCGCAATTGTTACGCCGTCGTTAACAATCTGTGGGGCACCAAACTTCTTCTCTAGCACTACGTTGCGTCCTTTTGGACCTAGGGTGACAGCAACAGATTCAGCTAGAATGTCCATGCCTTTTTCGAGGGCACGACGAGCGTTTTCGTTGTAGATAATGCGCTTTGCCATAGTTATCTATGATTTTGGTAATTGGTGAGTAATAAGTGATTGGTATTAGCTAACTACTGCAAGGATGTCTTTTTCAGACAACAGCACATACTCTTCGGTACCTAGTTTGATGTCTGTACCTGCATACTTGGAGTAAAGTACTTTGTCGCCAACTTTAATTTCCATTTCCTGGCGCGAACCGTCATCGCCGCGTCTACCAGGACCAATAGCAACAACTTCTCCAACTTGTGGCTTTTCTTTTGCGGTGTCAGGTAAATATAATCCACCTGCTGTTTTTTCTTCTGATGCGCTGACTTTAACAAAAACACGGTCAGCTAAGGGTTTTACTGTAGAAACACTTAGAGATACTGCTGCCATACAAAATTTTCTGCCTTTAGCACTCTCAACTTCTGAGTGCTAATCTAGCGAACAGCGAGTGCGATCGCAACAAAATCGGAGGTACGGTTTCCCGAACTTCTGAGTACGAATCAGTTCTTTTCTATTGATATACTGAACTCGATTAAAGTCGTATTAACTACAGTAAAAGTTAAGTTATACCTTCAATGTCCTAACTACCCCAACGAGACTGCTATAGGTAGTGGCACATCCTAATTAATGAAATCCGTAAATTGCTCAATAATAAGTCTTCGTTAAAAAACGAACTTAGTTTATGCAGCAAGCTAAAATCCTCACTAAAATCTCCCGCCGAAGTTTTCTAAATTATTGTGTAGCGACTACTTTGAGTGAATTGACTTTCTTACAAGTAGGACATTCAACTTCTCGACTTCTCGACCGAATATTCTATTAATTACAGCTGACGATCTTGGACAAACATTGAGTTGTTATGGCGATAAAGTAGCACGAACACCTCATATTGATCGTCTGGCGAGTGAAGGTATTCTGTTTCTGAATAGTTATGTTACGCAAACTTCGTGTAGCCCCTCACGCAGTAGCTTGTTTACAGGGCTTTATCCGCATCAAACAGGTGATATATCAAATGAACTAGGGCAAATTGGGCTACCGTATAGCAATAGCGGCTACTCTATGGCTCCTAGCGTGGTGACTCTTCCACAACTGCTCAAAGCCCAAGGATATTGTACAGGAATTATTGGCAAGCTACACGTCTACCCAGAAACTTCATTTCCTTTTGATGTCAATGTATTACCAAAAGCACTTAATACGCGTGATGTTCAATGAGTAGCACAACGCGCCAGCGAGTTTTTCGCGCAACAACGCGAACAGCCTTTTTTTTAAGGATTAGCTATAATGATCCTCATACGCCTTTTGAGGCTCAATTTGATAACTATCCTCAGCACCCTTATAAATCTACAGAAGTTCCGCCTGCAAAACGATCCACACGAGTTTAATAACCTAGCCGGCAAATTAGAGTATCAAAATATACAGAATCTTTTGCTTGATGAACTTCTTAACTGGCGTCAGCAAACCGCAGATCCACTACTCGATCCCGCAGTGTTAGCAGCTATGGTAAAAGCACATTATGGTCGAAAGAAGTGAGAGGTAGAACCCTGATCCCCGACCTCTGATCCCTGACTCCTCCAATTACGGCATCCACTCTAAAATAATTCCGACGCGGCTATCTTTACTTTGACGGGAATTTTGCTGTTGAATACCAGTAGAAACACGTAAGCTTTGTGTAATAGCGTAACTTATAGATAACGTTGTTAATCCGACTTCTGTATCTGTACCTAAAGCCACCCAACTTTGAGAAAGTGAAATATCAGCTGCACCATCGCGCGAAAAAGCTAAAAGAAGTCGCGCACCAAGATTAACTCCATCAAGTGAATAGGCGTCGGTTTCTAGATGACGATATCCTATGAGTGGTGCAACATTGATGTAGCTACCTAGGGGACGCAAATAGTAACGCAGTTCTCCACCATAACTTGTACGATCGCTATCAAAAGCCGTGTAATATTCGCCACTTACGGTGAAACGAGTGCTACCAATAAAAACATCTTCAACTCCAAGAGTGATTCCTGCGGCTTGTGCCGAGAGAAACAAAGAATAGCCTAATCGTAGGCGCGTGCGAAAGCTAGGATCGCGCGTGATTTCTTCTAAAATGTTTGGTACTTGCTCGCGCCAGCGTTGCAAAACTGGGCTATCTTCAATGTCTGGACTTAAATCTAAATCAGATGCACGAGGGATAGAAGAAGGCTGTGGTTGGCTGCGGGCGGAAGTCGAAAATATTTGCAGGTAGAAAAGAAAGCTAAAAATAATTAGTAAGCGATCGCGCATTTCTTGGCGTCTGTAACTGTTCATAAAAAAAGTGGCTCTGCGCTTTGCAGAACCACCGCAGCGGAGCAAAACTTAGAAATTTTAACGCACCGCGCCGTGTTGTGTCGCTGCATCAATTGGCTTAATCAGATATAAACATAAGAATTGCCAACCATTTGCAACGTATAGCGGTAGTTTTTGGAAAAATTGTAAGAACTTGGGCGTGTTGGAATTGACGATCGCACTTAGCTTCTCATTATTCTTAATACAAACATCAAGTCGGCGATAAAAATCTGGATGTGCGACGTTTAAAATAATTGGGAAGACGCGCCCTGCGGTTTCGTTGGTTTTCTCAATGACGTAGATATCGTAATCTCGAGCATTTAAACCAATCGATTGATAAAATCCTGCACGTTGGATGTCGTTGAGATACATCGTCGCAAACACCGACAGCAAGAAGAAGCGACACCATAACCGCGCTTTCCAATCATTCAAAATCTGTGGTTGCGATCGCATTAGTGCATCAAAGAAATCGCCATGACGGTTTTCGTCTTGACACCAGTTTTCAAAGAAGCGGAAGATTGGATAGATGCGGTTTTCTGGATGTGCAGCTAGATGGCGATAGATTGTGATGTACCGCCAGTAACCAATTTTCTCGGAGAGATACGTTGCGTAGAAAATAAACTTCGGTTTGAAGAACGTATACTTACGACTCTTCGTTAAAAAGCCCAAATCGAGCGACAAATTAAAGTCTGATAGCGCTTTGTTTAAGAAACCTGCATGACGTGCTTCATCGCGCGACATCAAGGCGAACGATTCTGCAAGCAGAGGATTTTTGTCTTTGAGACGACGGCTAAGTTCTTTGTACAACAGAAAGCCGGAAAACTCAGCGGTGCAAGAACGCTCTAAAAATTCGACGAATAAGCGGCGAGTTTCACCGTCAATATGCTCCCAAGATTGCTCAAACTCCGCGTCTCGGACGAAGTGATGGCGATTGTAGTCGGTGCGAAACTCTTCTAAAAGCGCTTGGAGTTCCTCTTCATTCACCGAAAGATCCATCCGCGCCATCTCATCGAAATCTGTTGTATAAAATCGTGGCGTCAGCAGGGTTTCCTTTGCAGGTACTTTCACCCCTGGGCGCATTTCTTCAAATTCTGCTGGTTTTTTAAGTGAATCAACCATAGTTTTTATTTGCCCTTTTCTGCTGTGGGTTTGTGCTTGGGGCAGTTGAGTTAATAACTGAATAACAATCGATAAAGCTTAGTCTACCAAGGCTTATGGGTAGGAAAAACACTTATTTAGTTAAGAGTTGCAACACGCTGTCAATTTTTTTAACAAATTTGTGATCGCTTACTGTAGTGCTATTCGCAACACGCAAGCCATACTAAAAGTTAAAAGTTAAAGCTAAGGTAATAAAAAGAGAAGTATGCAACTTGTTTAACTCGCGCGACTTTTTATCTCAATCTAATATTCTTTCCACCTATGAAAACTGGAGATTCCCAACTACCAGCAAAGCCCCCAAATAAAGTGAGTAGTGCTTATTTACTGTGGCTGGGCTGTCTGTTACAGCTAAATGGACTGCACCGCATTTATAACGGCAAAATCGTCACAGGATTAATCTGGCTAGGTACTTTTGGTTTATTTGGTGTCGGGCAAGTCATTGACTTATTTTTGATTCCCCGCATGGTTGATGACTACAACACAAAGCTCAGAGCAAAAATGGGTTTATCTCCGTATGGTGTGCCGTTAGCTCAACCGGCATTTGTGACAAATGTGATTAAACCATCCCGCGAGCAGTTGATGGTGCGACTCGTGCGCGCAGCGGCAAAACGGGGTGGTAAGATATCGGTAACGCAGGGCGTCATGGATACTGGAGCTAGCTTTATTGAAGTAGAATCAACACTCAAAGAAATGCTAAAAACAGGTTATGTCGGAATCGATAACGATCCCGACACTGGTGTTATTGTTTACACGTTTTTAGAAATGTAGGTAGAAAGGAGTTTAGAGGTCAGAGAATAAAGCAATAAATACTTGATCGATACATTCGTTTTTCTGAGAGTCGCGACAGACTGATCTCCGATCTCTGACTTCTAGTATTGATTAATTTCGAGACAACCATTTTTGAGCATTTAAGCGCTGCATCACGCCAAATACCATTAAATCAAGCGTTATTCTGCGCTCGTCAATCAAGAAAGGCTCAATCGCGCTGGGCTTAGAACCTTCGTAGCAAGATAACGCGCGTTGTCCTTGAATACTTTCTTCAGGAAAATAAATATTAAACCGTCGTCGTCCATTTAGCCAAGACCCTTTGACTTGCCAGCATTCGTCGGTTATCTCTGCAACGTTGATCTTTTCTTTGGCAAACTTAAGATCTAAGTCTTGAACGCCTTCTTTAGCAAGTGCTTTTTGCAACGCCGGAAGATAATCTTGCTGGATGAATTCGGTAAAAGGCTTGTCTTCAACAGCGGGGGGTTTCTCTTTTTTTGCTTTAGCGGCGGGTTTATCGCCAGCAGCTTTAGCAGCGGCGGGAGCTTTTTTTGCAGCTGGCTTAGCTTCGGGAGATTCTTCTGATGCCTTGTCTGCTGATTTCGCTTTAGCAGCATTTGGATTGACTTCAGGATTTGCTGCTTGCGGATCAGGAGCATTTGCAGAAGGGATGTCTGTTGTTTCAGGTTCATCCGTGCTGTGAAGATGCTCTGAAACGACGCTAGGCGCTTGTTCTTCTACGGTACTAGGGGGAGCTTCCTTTCCCGCCGTTTTTCCTTCAGGGGCTTCAGCAACGTTAGGTTTTTCTTCTCCATTCGTCGCTGGAGTTTGTTCATCTGCCATTGCTCAGGTTTATCCTTTGTCTAGCTTTAAGCGCGATCGCTTCGCTTCACGCACGCTTGATTTACTACTTTAAATATTGCCACAGAATCGCCGCAATCAAGTTCATTGGTGTAATTAGTGCAGGCGATCGCACTATAGAAATCGTAGCGAAAACTTAGTTGCGTTCTACCAAGTAATTTAACAGCAAAAAAGAGCCACTACAGATGGTGCGGCTCTATGACAAAGGGTTATATCTTGATTACTTACTGATTTAACCACCCGCAACTGCTGGAACAAT
This is a stretch of genomic DNA from Chroogloeocystis siderophila 5.2 s.c.1. It encodes these proteins:
- a CDS encoding iron-siderophore ABC transporter substrate-binding protein: MKHQYYYQRFVLILLFLLLSACFPQNNANTAKVRSTISECQVIKHLLGEACVPTNPQRIIVLDTNPLDAVLALGVKPIASPLEYLSLPEAQTKGIENIGGDTQPNLEKIALLKPDLILGTQWDKEIYPQLSQIAPTIIARAEDPQWKEDLKLYAQALNKTQQAEQLIENYEQRVQEFQRRMGNRLTQTEVSITTSYNYNAGQPAAIYLKDSFMGAVIAETGLQRPNAQRHAGFSQMISLEMLKLLDADVMFVVNPDSESSTLSKLQQHPLWSKLDVVQRGKVYTVDYNIWVAQRNIGGANRILDDLFECLVEEND
- a CDS encoding TonB-dependent siderophore receptor, with product MHFADIPNAVLTLPNGEFQAVDPTQGIASVSVTNLPGENVRVTVTGFDAPPTAQVSAVAQGLVLSIAPQLAESEDETIEIVVTGEQDGYRVPETATGTRTDTPTRDIPFSIQIVPQQVLREQQVQRVSEALRNVAGVQADQSPRSAFEAPRIRGFGGFDSFNTVRNGLQAGAAFTQIGVGNIERIEVLKGPAAALFSQGGPGGTVNIVTKQPLSTPFYNIEASVGSFETYSGLIDLSGFFDQANNVLYRFNAYGYRTDTFVDFFDIKRYGFAPVVSLRLDDDTDLTLEAEYNYFEQPNDRGLPAKGTVLPNPNGELPINRFLGEPSIDFVSSRSTRLGFNLEHRLDENWQIRNNFRVSFDRQPQNSVFPDTLLEDNRTLTRRLIVAEQQDTNTYILNADVVGNFNTGNISHQLLIGFDLYTLNNTVRSLERSLSPIDIFNPVYSSNNVREIIAEFPTSSTNTDQYGVYIQDQIRLLDNLKFLLGGRFDWVEQRTKEEGELTGSQSDDAFSPRVGIVYQPIEPISLYASYSRSFKQVTGTGLDNRLFEPERGTQYEFGVKADLSDRLAATLAYFNITRANVLTEDPNDPNFSIQTGEQQSQGIELDVTGEILPGWNIIAGYAYTNAEITEDNTYEVGNQINNVPNHAFNIWTTYEIQQGSLQGLGFGLGLFYVGEREGDLDNSFSLPSYFRTDAAIFYNRGQFRVALNVRNLFDIRYFETAESDLRVFPGEPLTLLGSVSWQF
- a CDS encoding helix-turn-helix transcriptional regulator yields the protein MAIALSDTSWDELWQESRDRAYRADATDECDWIVEYPPQLAQGCKRDIYLRNGITLTLHNYRFHDDLTVISTQPEATGEPYRELEFVFNLSSTNRYWQGDYVTSGQHYIVAHDCLESFYCQEFAKEPKLAVDIHLEPAVFKSIVGNFSDILTPDLRRMIDSDDCYPVSPFRTITPAMQLALTQILNCSYQGVLKQMYLESKSVELLVPFLSQAQSDSEIASKIQLQPDDVDRIHEAKKILIQQIDDPPTLLTLARQVGLNDRKLKQGFRQVFNTTVFGYLHQYRMEKARQLLLEQWSISAIATAVGYASPTAFNAAFRRKFGTSPKAYQLANRHI
- the groL gene encoding chaperonin GroEL (60 kDa chaperone family; promotes refolding of misfolded polypeptides especially under stressful conditions; forms two stacked rings of heptamers to form a barrel-shaped 14mer; ends can be capped by GroES; misfolded proteins enter the barrel where they are refolded when GroES binds); this encodes MAKRIIYNENARRALEKGMDILAESVAVTLGPKGRNVVLEKKFGAPQIVNDGVTIAKEIELEDHVENTGVSLIRQAASKTNDAAGDGTTTATVLAHAMVKEGLRNVAAGANAISLKRGIDKATNFLVSKIAEHARPVEDSKAIAQVGSISAGNDEEVGQMIADAMDKVGKEGVISLEEGKSMTTELEITEGMRFDKGYISPYFATDPERMEAVFDEPYLLLTDKKITLVQDLVPVLEQVARSGRPLIIIAEDIEKEALATLVVNRLRGVLNVAAVKAPGFGDRRKSMLEDIAVLTGGQVITEDAGLKLENTKLEMLGKARRVTITKDNTTIVAEGNEQAVKARCEQIRRQMEETESSYDKEKLQERLAKLAGGVAVVKVGAATETEMKDRKLRLEDAINATKAAVEEGIVPGGGTTLAHLSPDLESWASGSLKDEELIGAMIVSRALAAPLKRIAENAGQNGAVIAERVKEKDFNVGFNAATNEFVDMFEAGIVDPAKVTRSALQNAASIAGMVLTTECIVVDKPEPKDNAAAGAGAGMGGGDFDY
- the groES gene encoding co-chaperone GroES; translated protein: MAAVSLSVSTVKPLADRVFVKVSASEEKTAGGLYLPDTAKEKPQVGEVVAIGPGRRGDDGSRQEMEIKVGDKVLYSKYAGTDIKLGTEEYVLLSEKDILAVVS
- a CDS encoding sulfatase-like hydrolase/transferase, encoding MLLITADDLGQTLSCYGDKVARTPHIDRLASEGILFLNSYVTQTSCSPSRSSLFTGLYPHQTGDISNELGQIGLPYSNSGYSMAPSVVTLPQLLKAQGYCTGIIGKLHVYPETSFPFDVNVLPKALNTRDVQ
- the acsF gene encoding magnesium-protoporphyrin IX monomethyl ester (oxidative) cyclase; its protein translation is MVDSLKKPAEFEEMRPGVKVPAKETLLTPRFYTTDFDEMARMDLSVNEEELQALLEEFRTDYNRHHFVRDAEFEQSWEHIDGETRRLFVEFLERSCTAEFSGFLLYKELSRRLKDKNPLLAESFALMSRDEARHAGFLNKALSDFNLSLDLGFLTKSRKYTFFKPKFIFYATYLSEKIGYWRYITIYRHLAAHPENRIYPIFRFFENWCQDENRHGDFFDALMRSQPQILNDWKARLWCRFFLLSVFATMYLNDIQRAGFYQSIGLNARDYDIYVIEKTNETAGRVFPIILNVAHPDFYRRLDVCIKNNEKLSAIVNSNTPKFLQFFQKLPLYVANGWQFLCLYLIKPIDAATQHGAVR
- a CDS encoding NINE protein, whose product is MKTGDSQLPAKPPNKVSSAYLLWLGCLLQLNGLHRIYNGKIVTGLIWLGTFGLFGVGQVIDLFLIPRMVDDYNTKLRAKMGLSPYGVPLAQPAFVTNVIKPSREQLMVRLVRAAAKRGGKISVTQGVMDTGASFIEVESTLKEMLKTGYVGIDNDPDTGVIVYTFLEM
- a CDS encoding DUF2996 domain-containing protein — encoded protein: MADEQTPATNGEEKPNVAEAPEGKTAGKEAPPSTVEEQAPSVVSEHLHSTDEPETTDIPSANAPDPQAANPEVNPNAAKAKSADKASEESPEAKPAAKKAPAAAKAAGDKPAAKAKKEKPPAVEDKPFTEFIQQDYLPALQKALAKEGVQDLDLKFAKEKINVAEITDECWQVKGSWLNGRRRFNIYFPEESIQGQRALSCYEGSKPSAIEPFLIDERRITLDLMVFGVMQRLNAQKWLSRN